A part of Desulfovibrio legallii genomic DNA contains:
- a CDS encoding HAD family hydrolase: protein MSARLFPHGLAGVIFDCDGVLLDSRESNSIFYNRVLAVFGLPPMTPEQEKYCFMATAGQALRHIVPPALHQRIDEVVSHHVVYDRDIVPLLRLQEGFRPFVDDLRARGVRMAVHTNRRLHGIQRVLDIFALPSYFDPVVAADTAAPKPSPEGAQRICAAWGCNPADVLFVGDSEHDKTTAEGAGVVFAAFNAGPLGGQIKTESFDELHAALAEALPGTAGRSA from the coding sequence ATGAGTGCCCGGCTTTTTCCCCACGGGCTCGCCGGGGTCATTTTTGACTGCGACGGCGTGTTGCTGGATTCGCGCGAGTCCAACAGCATTTTTTATAACAGGGTGCTGGCCGTCTTTGGCCTGCCGCCCATGACGCCGGAGCAGGAAAAGTACTGCTTCATGGCCACGGCAGGGCAGGCTTTACGGCATATTGTGCCGCCAGCGTTGCACCAGCGCATTGACGAGGTGGTCAGCCATCACGTGGTTTATGACCGCGACATCGTGCCCCTGCTGCGCCTGCAGGAGGGCTTTCGTCCTTTTGTTGATGACCTGCGCGCCCGCGGGGTGCGCATGGCTGTGCACACCAACCGTCGGCTGCACGGCATTCAGAGGGTTCTGGACATTTTTGCCCTGCCCTCCTATTTTGATCCTGTGGTCGCGGCGGATACGGCCGCGCCCAAGCCCTCGCCGGAAGGCGCGCAGCGCATCTGCGCAGCCTGGGGCTGCAATCCGGCGGACGTGCTTTTTGTTGGCGACAGCGAGCACGACAAAACCACCGCGGAAGGGGCCGGGGTGGTTTTTGCCGCCTTTAACGCCGGCCCCCTGGGCGGACAGATCAAAACCGAGAGTTTTGACGAGCTGCACGCGGCCCTGGCCGAGGCCCTGCCCGGCACTGCCGGCCGCAGCGCCTGA
- a CDS encoding YggT family protein — MIVLANTLSAVALVLGGLLNLYFWIVIIAAVLTWVRPDPYNPIVRALRALTEPVFYRVRKWLPFTYTGGMDFSPVVVLLAIELFNRIVVASLAQYAMTLV, encoded by the coding sequence ATGATTGTTCTTGCCAACACCCTGAGCGCCGTTGCCCTGGTGCTGGGGGGGCTTTTGAACCTCTATTTCTGGATTGTTATCATTGCGGCCGTGCTGACCTGGGTGCGGCCCGACCCATACAATCCCATTGTGCGGGCACTGCGCGCACTGACCGAACCGGTCTTTTACCGGGTGCGCAAATGGCTGCCCTTTACCTACACGGGCGGCATGGATTTTTCCCCGGTGGTGGTGCTGCTGGCCATTGAGCTGTTCAACCGCATAGTGGTTGCCTCACTGGCCCAGTACGCCATGACCCTTGTATAG
- a CDS encoding DUF465 domain-containing protein, which translates to MDQHELELLKKYAATDPELKSLWDDHVLYEKQVEKLEHKAFRTPTEEQTLKQLKKQKLEGKTQLMAILDRLKKQG; encoded by the coding sequence ATGGATCAGCACGAACTGGAACTACTAAAAAAGTACGCGGCCACTGATCCGGAGCTGAAATCCCTTTGGGACGATCACGTACTCTACGAAAAGCAGGTGGAAAAACTGGAGCACAAGGCTTTTCGCACACCCACCGAGGAACAAACCCTCAAGCAGCTCAAAAAGCAGAAACTTGAGGGTAAAACCCAGCTTATGGCCATCCTTGACCGTCTGAAAAAGCAAGGATAG
- the ilvB gene encoding biosynthetic-type acetolactate synthase large subunit, whose protein sequence is MECTGAQILLESMKREGVDVLFGYPGGAVIDIYDELPRHPELHHVLVRHEQGAVHAADGYARASGKAGVCLVTSGPGATNTVTGIATAYADSIPLVVFTGQVPTQLIGNDAFQEVDIVGITRPCTKHNFLVKDVRKLAKTIRQAFFLARSGRPGPVLVDLPKDVMQARTEFVWPDAVSMRSYNPTYKPNLNQLRRTVEELAQAERPVILAGGGVIMANAGQALTALARKLQIPVTCTLMGLGSFPATDPLWLGMVGMHGTYAANLAINNADVLMCVGARFDDRVTGKLAAFAPKARIVHIDIDPTSIRKNVEVEVPVVGDCRLALEGIAEICDAKQQGRDWADQHAAWLAAVAQWKESKPLGYQKNGHLKPQEVIETLYDLTGGEAIITTEVGQHQMWVAQFYTFTKPRTLLTSGGLGTMGYGFPAAVGAQFAFPQKKVITVAGDASLQMNIQELATVVANKLPIKVIILNNRYLGMVRQWQDLFYNQNYSSTNMEAQPDFVKLAEAYGAEGYRITSAADLRPVLEKALGTPNPAFIDVVVEREENVYPIVPAGAALDEMLLV, encoded by the coding sequence ATGGAATGTACAGGTGCGCAGATTCTCCTCGAGTCCATGAAGAGAGAAGGCGTGGACGTGCTGTTCGGCTACCCCGGCGGTGCGGTCATTGACATTTACGATGAGCTGCCGCGGCATCCTGAACTGCACCACGTGCTGGTACGGCACGAGCAGGGCGCCGTACATGCGGCCGACGGCTATGCCCGCGCCTCCGGCAAGGCAGGCGTGTGTCTGGTAACCTCCGGTCCTGGGGCTACCAACACGGTAACCGGCATTGCCACGGCCTATGCCGACTCCATCCCGCTAGTGGTATTTACCGGGCAGGTACCCACCCAGCTCATCGGCAACGACGCCTTTCAGGAAGTGGACATCGTAGGCATCACGCGCCCCTGCACCAAGCACAACTTTCTGGTCAAGGATGTGCGCAAACTGGCCAAAACCATCCGCCAGGCCTTCTTCCTGGCCCGCTCCGGCCGTCCCGGCCCCGTGCTGGTGGACCTGCCCAAGGACGTCATGCAGGCCCGGACGGAATTTGTCTGGCCCGATGCCGTTTCCATGCGCAGCTACAACCCCACCTACAAGCCCAACCTGAACCAGTTGCGGCGCACGGTGGAAGAACTGGCCCAGGCGGAACGCCCGGTCATTCTGGCCGGCGGCGGCGTGATCATGGCCAACGCCGGCCAGGCCCTGACCGCTCTGGCCCGCAAACTGCAAATCCCGGTCACCTGCACCCTCATGGGGCTGGGCTCCTTTCCCGCCACAGACCCCCTCTGGCTTGGCATGGTGGGTATGCACGGCACCTACGCGGCCAACCTGGCTATCAACAATGCCGATGTGCTCATGTGCGTGGGCGCACGCTTTGACGACCGCGTCACCGGCAAACTGGCCGCCTTTGCGCCCAAAGCGCGCATCGTGCATATTGATATCGACCCCACCTCCATCCGCAAGAATGTGGAAGTGGAAGTGCCTGTGGTGGGCGACTGTCGCCTGGCCCTGGAGGGCATTGCCGAAATCTGCGACGCCAAACAGCAGGGCCGGGACTGGGCCGATCAGCACGCCGCATGGCTGGCGGCCGTGGCCCAGTGGAAAGAAAGCAAACCCCTGGGCTATCAGAAAAACGGCCACCTCAAACCTCAGGAAGTGATCGAGACCCTCTACGATCTCACCGGGGGCGAGGCCATCATCACCACCGAAGTGGGCCAGCACCAGATGTGGGTGGCCCAGTTCTATACCTTTACCAAGCCCCGCACCCTGCTCACCAGCGGCGGCCTGGGCACCATGGGCTACGGCTTTCCCGCCGCGGTGGGGGCGCAGTTCGCCTTTCCACAAAAGAAAGTCATTACCGTGGCCGGCGACGCCTCGCTGCAGATGAACATCCAGGAGCTGGCCACCGTGGTGGCCAACAAGCTGCCCATCAAGGTCATCATTCTCAACAACCGCTACCTTGGCATGGTGCGCCAGTGGCAGGACCTCTTCTACAACCAGAACTACAGCTCCACCAATATGGAGGCCCAGCCGGACTTTGTAAAACTGGCCGAAGCCTACGGAGCTGAAGGCTACCGCATCACCAGCGCGGCGGACCTGCGCCCCGTGCTGGAAAAGGCCCTGGGCACGCCCAACCCCGCCTTCATCGACGTGGTGGTGGAACGGGAGGAAAACGTGTACCCCATCGTGCCCGCCGGTGCGGCGCTCGACGAAATGTTGCTGGTGTAA
- the ilvN gene encoding acetolactate synthase small subunit, producing the protein MQRHVLSVLVENEPGVLSRVVGLFSGRGFNIHSLNVAPSLEEGVSHMTITTDSDSLILEQIMKQLHKIVSVIKVVDFADIPAVTREMMFVKVQAEGTARGEILRTVEIFRCKVVDVSHNEMTIEATGDQEKLDAILGLLQRFGIKEVARTGAVAMRRSKKTD; encoded by the coding sequence ATGCAAAGACATGTGCTTTCCGTGCTGGTGGAGAACGAACCCGGCGTGCTCTCGCGCGTGGTGGGTTTGTTCAGCGGGCGCGGCTTCAATATCCATTCGCTCAATGTGGCCCCGTCCCTCGAAGAGGGCGTTTCACACATGACCATCACCACCGACAGCGACAGCCTGATTCTGGAGCAGATTATGAAGCAGCTCCACAAAATCGTGTCTGTCATCAAGGTGGTGGACTTTGCGGACATTCCCGCCGTAACGCGCGAGATGATGTTCGTCAAAGTGCAGGCCGAAGGCACGGCTCGCGGCGAAATTCTGCGCACCGTGGAAATATTCCGCTGCAAGGTTGTGGACGTGAGCCACAACGAAATGACCATTGAGGCGACCGGCGACCAGGAAAAACTGGACGCCATCCTGGGCCTGCTGCAGCGTTTCGGCATCAAGGAAGTGGCCCGCACAGGTGCAGTGGCCATGCGCCGCTCCAAAAAAACCGATTGA
- the ilvC gene encoding ketol-acid reductoisomerase, translating into MKVYYDQDADLSCLKNKTVAIIGYGSQGHAHAQNLRDSGVKVVVGQRPGGANYELAKEHGFTPVSAAEAAAQADLIMILLPDEVQATVYESDIKPHLTKGKALLFAHGFNIHFSQILPPKDVDVFLIAPKGPGHLVRRTFTEGGGVPCLVAIEQDATGSALKTALAYAKGIGGTRSGVIETTFREETETDLFGEQAVLCGGLSALIKAGFETLVEAGYQPEMAFFECMHEMKLIVDLIYEGGLSRMRYSISNTAEYGDYVSGPRLINENVKKEMKAVLKDIQSGVFARNFILESRARYPMFLTTRRNESEHQIEKVGKELRSMMSWLKKDKVD; encoded by the coding sequence ATGAAAGTTTATTACGATCAGGATGCGGACCTCAGTTGCCTCAAAAACAAGACCGTGGCCATCATCGGCTACGGCAGCCAGGGCCACGCCCACGCCCAGAACCTGCGCGATTCCGGCGTCAAGGTAGTGGTGGGCCAGCGCCCCGGCGGCGCCAACTACGAACTGGCCAAAGAGCATGGCTTTACCCCTGTTTCCGCTGCCGAAGCCGCGGCCCAGGCCGACCTGATCATGATCCTGCTGCCTGACGAAGTGCAGGCCACCGTGTACGAAAGCGACATCAAGCCCCACCTTACCAAGGGCAAGGCCCTGCTTTTCGCCCACGGCTTCAATATCCATTTCAGCCAGATCCTGCCGCCCAAGGACGTGGACGTCTTCCTCATCGCGCCCAAGGGCCCCGGTCATCTGGTGCGCCGCACCTTCACCGAGGGCGGCGGCGTGCCCTGCCTGGTAGCCATTGAGCAGGACGCCACCGGCTCCGCCCTCAAAACCGCCCTGGCCTATGCCAAGGGCATCGGCGGCACCCGCTCCGGCGTTATCGAAACCACCTTCCGCGAAGAAACCGAAACCGACCTCTTCGGCGAACAGGCCGTGCTTTGCGGCGGCCTCTCCGCCCTCATCAAGGCCGGCTTTGAAACCCTGGTGGAAGCCGGCTACCAGCCGGAAATGGCCTTCTTTGAATGCATGCACGAAATGAAGCTCATCGTGGACCTCATCTACGAAGGCGGCCTCTCCCGCATGCGCTACTCCATCAGCAATACCGCCGAATACGGCGACTATGTTTCCGGACCGCGCCTCATCAATGAGAACGTGAAAAAAGAAATGAAGGCCGTGCTCAAAGACATCCAGAGCGGCGTCTTCGCGCGGAACTTCATCCTTGAATCCCGCGCCCGCTACCCCATGTTCCTCACCACCCGCCGCAATGAATCCGAACACCAGATCGAAAAGGTGGGCAAAGAACTGCGCAGCATGATGTCCTGGCTCAAAAAAGACAAGGTTGACTAA
- a CDS encoding inorganic phosphate transporter produces the protein MFDVPVLLALIVLVALLFDFTNGAHDCANAIATVVSTKVVTPRFAVGAAALLNLGGALLGTEVAKTLGSGIVLPEVVEGSHVLVLAALVGAISWNCITWYFGIPSSSSHALIGGLIGAAVADVGFDALNIQGIVDKVLIPLVGSPLAGFAVGFASMWIIYWICGHIHRRKVNAAFRRLQLLSAAFMATSHGLNDAQKTMGIIALALYIFGKSDSLEVPLWVKLGCAGAMALGTAVGGWKIVRTMGHRIFKLEPVHGFAAESSAAMVITGASLLGAPVSTTHTITACIFGVGSTKRLSAVRWNVAGDLITAWILTLPAAGSVGFVAYKLLHHIWN, from the coding sequence ATGTTTGACGTCCCTGTGCTGCTGGCCCTCATCGTGCTGGTGGCCTTGCTCTTTGACTTCACCAACGGCGCGCACGACTGCGCCAACGCCATTGCCACCGTGGTTTCCACCAAGGTGGTGACCCCGCGCTTTGCCGTGGGGGCTGCGGCCCTGCTCAACCTGGGCGGCGCGCTGCTGGGCACCGAGGTGGCCAAGACCCTGGGCAGCGGCATCGTCTTGCCCGAAGTGGTGGAGGGCAGCCATGTGCTCGTGCTGGCCGCCCTGGTGGGGGCCATCAGTTGGAACTGCATCACCTGGTATTTCGGCATCCCGTCCTCTTCCTCCCACGCGCTCATCGGCGGCCTTATCGGTGCGGCCGTGGCCGACGTGGGCTTTGACGCCCTCAACATTCAGGGCATTGTGGACAAGGTGCTCATTCCCCTGGTGGGGTCGCCCCTGGCTGGCTTTGCCGTGGGCTTTGCCAGCATGTGGATTATCTACTGGATCTGCGGGCATATCCACCGCCGTAAGGTCAACGCCGCCTTCCGTCGGCTGCAGCTCCTTTCCGCCGCCTTCATGGCCACCAGCCACGGCCTCAACGACGCCCAGAAAACCATGGGCATCATCGCCCTGGCGCTCTATATCTTCGGCAAATCCGATTCCCTGGAAGTGCCCCTCTGGGTCAAACTGGGCTGCGCCGGGGCCATGGCCCTGGGCACGGCCGTGGGCGGCTGGAAAATTGTCCGCACCATGGGGCACCGCATCTTCAAACTGGAACCCGTCCACGGTTTTGCCGCCGAAAGCTCCGCAGCCATGGTCATCACCGGCGCATCCCTTCTGGGCGCGCCCGTCAGCACCACCCACACCATCACCGCCTGCATCTTCGGCGTGGGCTCCACCAAACGCCTCTCCGCCGTGCGCTGGAACGTGGCCGGCGACCTCATCACCGCCTGGATTCTGACCCTCCCCGCCGCCGGCAGCGTGGGCTTCGTGGCTTACAAGCTGCTGCACCATATTTGGAATTGA
- a CDS encoding DUF47 domain-containing protein encodes MFPALLPKSAPFFAMLEEQNGLLRRMAGMLVEMLEDVSRMDAIHKEIAFQEESADVLHGKIIRALSQTFITPIDREDILRINQEQEECMDCLHSLSTRLHIFEFTRIRFPALQMVRTIGSMIDLTRLMLEGLANRRDCHKTRAFRNLRGECDMLLAVGLAELMDEHQELSPSTIMQVLKWSQAYERMGILLEQVNALAETLEEAVLKNV; translated from the coding sequence ATGTTTCCCGCACTATTGCCCAAATCCGCACCGTTTTTCGCCATGCTGGAAGAGCAGAACGGCCTTTTGCGCCGCATGGCCGGCATGCTGGTGGAAATGCTGGAGGACGTCTCCCGCATGGACGCCATCCACAAGGAAATAGCCTTTCAGGAAGAATCGGCGGACGTCCTGCACGGCAAAATCATCCGCGCGCTTTCCCAGACTTTCATCACGCCCATTGACCGTGAAGACATCCTGCGCATCAATCAGGAGCAGGAAGAATGTATGGACTGCCTGCACAGCCTGAGCACGCGCCTGCACATTTTTGAGTTTACCCGCATCCGTTTCCCCGCCCTGCAGATGGTGCGCACCATCGGTTCCATGATCGACCTCACCAGGCTCATGCTTGAGGGCCTTGCCAACCGCCGCGACTGCCACAAAACCCGCGCCTTCCGCAACCTGCGTGGCGAATGCGACATGTTGCTGGCCGTGGGCCTGGCCGAGCTTATGGACGAACACCAGGAACTTTCGCCCTCCACGATCATGCAGGTGCTCAAGTGGAGCCAGGCTTACGAACGCATGGGCATACTGCTGGAGCAGGTCAACGCCCTGGCCGAAACCCTTGAGGAAGCGGTGCTGAAAAATGTTTGA
- a CDS encoding pseudouridine synthase family protein has product MDMDTPKAAAAAVEAAAVPAVAVEAAAAGLVGQRCDQALAALLPHLGLRGRRRCLERGGALCNGCPVSAAHRLVSGDVLTLVSPVAALSAAQALAVAGARLLSRQGDYAFFFKPAGLHTAALAGDAGPSLEGLLPALTAELPAPEVGAARPDPSAVSPFCRLLQRLDRETSGLVCAALRPEAVQAFRRAEARGLCDKRYVALLQGRLAAPTTAREALDTADRRRSRVLPGSVDLEHTTEFFPLCYWPPDRVFALTAAFFVPGVGGRTAPPVAGGLTLAACRIRRGARHQIRAHAAALGHPLWGDRLYGGLGEGIFWLHHGGLGLPGAACTLPPPWPLPPRAAAAAAGWCDAKKDFFHPPATAEVF; this is encoded by the coding sequence ATGGACATGGATACGCCAAAGGCCGCCGCTGCCGCCGTGGAGGCCGCTGCCGTGCCTGCCGTTGCCGTGGAGGCCGCTGCCGCCGGGCTGGTGGGCCAGCGTTGTGACCAGGCCCTGGCTGCGCTGTTGCCCCACCTGGGGCTGCGCGGCCGTCGGCGTTGCCTGGAGCGCGGCGGAGCCCTGTGCAACGGTTGCCCGGTCTCGGCAGCCCACAGGCTGGTGTCCGGCGATGTGCTCACCCTTGTGTCGCCGGTCGCCGCGTTGTCCGCAGCCCAGGCCTTGGCCGTGGCCGGAGCGCGTCTGCTTTCCCGCCAGGGGGACTACGCTTTTTTCTTCAAACCCGCGGGCCTGCACACGGCGGCCCTGGCCGGCGACGCCGGACCCAGCCTGGAAGGTCTGTTGCCCGCGCTCACGGCCGAGCTGCCTGCGCCTGAAGTCGGCGCAGCCCGTCCAGACCCGTCCGCGGTCAGTCCCTTTTGCCGTCTGCTGCAGCGGCTGGACAGGGAAACTTCCGGCCTGGTCTGCGCGGCCCTGCGCCCGGAGGCGGTGCAAGCCTTTCGGCGGGCCGAGGCGCGCGGCCTGTGCGACAAAAGGTATGTGGCCCTGCTTCAGGGCCGCCTCGCCGCGCCGACAACGGCCCGCGAGGCGCTGGACACGGCCGACCGTCGCCGCAGCCGGGTATTGCCCGGCAGCGTAGACCTGGAGCACACTACCGAATTCTTTCCTTTGTGCTATTGGCCGCCGGACAGGGTTTTTGCCCTGACGGCGGCTTTTTTTGTCCCCGGTGTTGGAGGCCGCACTGCCCCGCCCGTAGCGGGAGGGCTGACCCTGGCTGCCTGCCGCATCCGGCGTGGCGCCCGGCACCAGATCCGGGCCCACGCCGCCGCCCTGGGCCACCCCCTGTGGGGCGACCGCCTCTACGGCGGCTTGGGAGAAGGGATTTTTTGGCTGCACCACGGGGGGCTGGGCCTGCCCGGCGCGGCCTGCACCTTGCCGCCGCCCTGGCCCTTGCCGCCGCGGGCGGCGGCTGCTGCTGCCGGGTGGTGCGACGCGAAAAAAGATTTTTTTCACCCGCCCGCAACTGCAGAAGTTTTTTGA
- a CDS encoding GAK system CofD-like protein, with translation MNPAASSFPPLGPRLVFFTGGTALRDLSRRLTAHTHNSVHLVTTFDSGGSSAALRRAFAMPAVGDLRNRLLALADSAVVPASVLEFCARRLPAVGDAQALRHELTAMGRPQHAVWQSMPTLFGDALRLHLNFFLERMPEDFDPFHACLGNLVLAGGYLQHKRSFGPVLAFFSRLLQIRGVVLPIVNESLHLAAELEDGSVLVGQHLFKNLPAPVRRLFLTVHEPDRAGDAAQFPRTPCRPPLSPTAANYLRSAGAICYPMGSFYTSVLANLLPQGVGRTVAAAACPKIFIPNSGLDVEARSLPLSAQAAALLRCLREDAPHAANADLLQQVLVDSRHGRYAGDLDREERAALERLGLEVVDADMVCPQDPARHDPERTARALLALVPQQAAVGV, from the coding sequence GTGAACCCTGCGGCTTCGTCTTTTCCCCCCCTGGGCCCCCGTCTGGTGTTTTTTACCGGCGGTACAGCCCTGCGCGATTTGAGCCGCAGGCTCACCGCCCACACCCACAATTCCGTACATCTGGTCACCACCTTTGATTCCGGCGGCAGCTCCGCGGCCCTGCGGCGGGCCTTTGCCATGCCCGCTGTGGGTGACCTGCGCAACCGCCTTCTGGCCTTGGCCGACAGCGCTGTGGTGCCTGCTTCTGTGCTGGAATTCTGCGCCCGCCGTCTGCCCGCCGTCGGGGATGCACAGGCTCTGCGCCATGAGCTCACGGCCATGGGCCGTCCGCAGCACGCCGTCTGGCAGAGTATGCCCACGCTCTTCGGCGACGCCCTGCGCCTGCATTTAAATTTTTTTCTTGAGCGCATGCCCGAAGATTTCGATCCCTTCCACGCCTGCCTGGGCAATCTTGTCCTGGCCGGGGGCTATTTGCAGCACAAACGCTCTTTCGGGCCGGTGCTGGCCTTTTTCAGCCGTCTGCTGCAGATCCGGGGCGTGGTCCTGCCCATTGTCAATGAAAGCCTGCACCTGGCAGCGGAGCTGGAGGACGGTTCCGTGCTGGTGGGCCAGCATCTGTTTAAAAACCTGCCCGCCCCGGTGCGCCGCCTGTTCCTTACCGTGCATGAGCCCGACCGTGCGGGAGATGCAGCTCAGTTTCCGCGCACGCCTTGTCGGCCGCCCCTTTCCCCTACGGCCGCCAATTATCTGCGTTCGGCCGGGGCCATCTGCTACCCCATGGGCAGCTTCTATACCAGCGTGCTGGCCAATCTGCTGCCCCAGGGCGTCGGCCGCACTGTAGCCGCCGCCGCCTGCCCCAAGATATTCATCCCCAACTCCGGGTTGGACGTCGAAGCCCGTAGTCTGCCCCTGAGCGCGCAGGCTGCGGCGCTGCTGCGCTGCCTGCGGGAGGACGCGCCCCATGCGGCCAACGCGGACTTGCTGCAGCAGGTGCTGGTGGACAGCCGACACGGCCGCTACGCCGGCGACCTGGACCGGGAAGAACGCGCGGCCCTGGAGCGTCTGGGGCTGGAAGTGGTGGATGCGGACATGGTCTGCCCTCAAGACCCCGCACGCCATGACCCGGAACGCACGGCCAGGGCGCTCCTGGCCCTAGTGCCGCAGCAGGCGGCGGTGGGCGTGTGA
- a CDS encoding 3'-5' exonuclease, which translates to MDMDILRRRLTSDEINDLPLYHYTGPVLVIRSLNDWKQALPDLQDENLLGFDTETRPSFRKGRRNAPALIQLATARSVYLVQLANLPFGAPVAEILANPSQVKAGVGIGDDMRDLARLHAFEPAGLVDLGGVARAHRLSSQGLRTLAANLFGWRISKGSQCSNWSLKELTPRQIVYAATDAWIGRLIFLRMRELGLIPSSRASLGRQADDGGAA; encoded by the coding sequence ATGGATATGGATATTCTGCGCCGTCGGCTGACCAGCGACGAAATCAATGATCTGCCCCTGTACCACTATACGGGGCCCGTGCTGGTCATCCGCAGTCTGAACGACTGGAAGCAGGCCCTGCCGGACCTGCAGGACGAAAACCTGCTGGGCTTTGATACGGAAACGCGCCCTTCATTCCGCAAGGGGCGACGCAACGCTCCGGCCCTCATCCAGCTGGCCACGGCCAGGTCCGTGTACCTGGTGCAGCTCGCCAACCTGCCTTTTGGCGCGCCGGTGGCGGAAATTCTGGCCAATCCCTCCCAGGTCAAGGCCGGGGTGGGCATTGGCGACGATATGCGCGACCTGGCCCGGTTGCACGCTTTTGAACCCGCCGGACTGGTGGATCTGGGGGGCGTGGCCCGGGCTCACCGTCTTTCCAGCCAGGGCCTGCGCACCCTGGCCGCCAATTTATTCGGCTGGCGCATCTCCAAGGGGTCGCAGTGCTCCAACTGGAGCCTCAAGGAGCTGACCCCGCGCCAGATCGTCTACGCCGCCACCGACGCCTGGATAGGGCGGTTGATTTTTTTGCGCATGCGTGAGCTGGGGCTGATTCCGTCTTCCCGCGCGTCTTTGGGCCGACAGGCCGACGACGGGGGCGCGGCGTGA
- the mnmE gene encoding tRNA uridine-5-carboxymethylaminomethyl(34) synthesis GTPase MnmE: MSPEQDRETIVAIATAPGAGAIGIVRLSGPEARRVLGRLFRPAAADFTDFRPWVLHRGRVLDACDQPLDDVLAVFMPGPRTFSGEDMAEIQCHGGPLMVQAVLESALQHGARPAARGEFSHRGFCNGRMDLSQAEAVAELIAAPSREALRYGLNRLDGLLGRRTAALRQALEALRARVCLAVDFPEDEVEDLPLADFAVAVDGVADAVRGLLAGQRRARLMQQGALVVLAGAVNAGKSSLLNALLGRNRALVTDLPGTTRDFLEEACDLDGLPVRLTDTAGLRHATGAVEALGVARSREKLAEADAVVLVLDGGSLGEAGAAAAVCPDAAAAEVLAAVGHTPLFAVWNKCDLCLPRVFPPRWLGPHPCCAVSALSGTHMEALAASLRELLLGAAAGDVGEGGLAPNRRQALALEHALAELELLRGDILEGRPYDCCAVRLDTAAAHLGEVTGLDTPAQVLNAIFDQFCIGK; encoded by the coding sequence ATGAGCCCGGAGCAGGACAGGGAAACCATTGTGGCCATTGCCACGGCCCCCGGAGCGGGCGCCATAGGCATTGTACGGCTGTCCGGGCCGGAGGCGCGGCGCGTGCTGGGCCGACTGTTTCGCCCGGCCGCAGCGGATTTTACGGATTTTCGGCCTTGGGTGCTGCATCGGGGGCGCGTGCTGGATGCCTGCGACCAGCCCCTGGACGATGTGCTGGCCGTGTTCATGCCTGGCCCACGCACCTTCTCGGGTGAGGATATGGCCGAAATCCAGTGTCACGGCGGCCCTCTTATGGTCCAGGCCGTGCTGGAAAGCGCCCTGCAGCATGGCGCGCGCCCGGCGGCCAGGGGCGAGTTCTCGCATCGGGGTTTCTGCAACGGCCGCATGGACCTGAGTCAGGCCGAGGCTGTGGCCGAACTCATTGCCGCGCCCTCGCGCGAGGCCCTGCGCTATGGCCTGAACCGTCTGGACGGCCTGCTGGGCCGCCGCACGGCAGCCCTGCGGCAGGCTCTGGAAGCGTTGCGGGCCAGAGTCTGTCTGGCCGTAGATTTTCCCGAAGATGAAGTGGAAGATTTGCCGCTGGCGGATTTTGCCGTGGCCGTAGATGGCGTAGCCGATGCGGTACGCGGTCTGCTGGCCGGGCAGCGCCGCGCGCGGCTCATGCAGCAGGGGGCCCTGGTAGTGCTGGCCGGGGCCGTCAACGCGGGCAAATCCAGCCTGCTCAACGCGTTGCTGGGCCGCAACCGGGCGTTGGTTACGGATCTGCCCGGCACTACTCGCGATTTTCTGGAAGAAGCCTGCGACCTGGACGGCCTGCCCGTGCGCCTCACGGATACGGCCGGCCTGCGCCATGCGACCGGGGCCGTGGAGGCCTTGGGCGTGGCCCGCAGCCGGGAAAAGCTGGCCGAGGCCGACGCCGTAGTGCTGGTGCTGGACGGCGGCAGCCTGGGCGAAGCCGGAGCCGCCGCTGCAGTCTGCCCCGATGCGGCGGCTGCGGAAGTGCTGGCCGCCGTGGGCCATACGCCGCTGTTTGCGGTCTGGAACAAGTGCGACCTCTGCCTGCCGCGCGTTTTTCCGCCCCGCTGGCTGGGGCCACATCCCTGTTGCGCGGTGAGCGCTCTTTCCGGTACACATATGGAAGCGCTGGCGGCGTCTCTGCGGGAACTGCTGCTGGGCGCGGCGGCGGGCGACGTCGGCGAGGGTGGCCTGGCCCCCAACCGGCGGCAGGCCCTGGCTCTGGAACATGCCCTGGCGGAGCTGGAACTGCTGCGGGGGGACATCCTGGAGGGCCGTCCCTACGATTGCTGCGCGGTGCGCTTGGATACGGCGGCCGCTCATCTGGGCGAGGTCACGGGGTTGGATACGCCCGCCCAGGTGCTCAACGCCATCTTTGACCAATTCTGCATCGGCAAGTAG